Proteins found in one Lysinibacillus fusiformis genomic segment:
- a CDS encoding ABC transporter substrate-binding protein, with product MKKFIKKNAFLTGILIISILLAACGTQSSSTTEKTKEESSNRFLTDSIAHEVTIPKNPQRIIAPYLEDHLVALGLKPVAQWSVKSGTSIQDYLQDSLKDIPTIEFDLPYEAVTSFNPDLIVIGSPEIAEGEKYEQYSKIAPTYVMGAEDNNWRNKLLKMGEIFGQTDKAKEVLADYDQFAKEAKEEIHNKVENLSATVIWNIKNSIYMVSDTASSGVVLYEDLGLQTPSLVKEVSASAAGDWSQVSLEKFVQIDADYLFVINSDSAGSSELLSDPLLANIPAIKNGHVYEFESSSSWLYSGAIANRQIIQNVLDSIVK from the coding sequence TTGAAAAAATTTATAAAAAAGAATGCCTTTTTAACTGGCATTTTAATTATTTCCATCCTTTTGGCTGCATGTGGAACTCAATCTTCTTCCACAACAGAGAAAACAAAGGAAGAAAGCTCCAATCGATTCTTAACAGATTCAATAGCCCATGAAGTGACCATTCCTAAAAATCCCCAACGTATCATAGCTCCCTATCTAGAAGATCACCTTGTAGCATTAGGTTTAAAGCCCGTTGCACAGTGGTCCGTAAAGAGTGGGACATCTATCCAAGACTATCTTCAGGATTCATTAAAAGATATTCCAACAATTGAATTTGACCTTCCCTATGAAGCTGTTACAAGCTTTAATCCAGATTTAATTGTAATCGGTTCTCCTGAAATTGCTGAAGGTGAAAAATATGAGCAGTATAGCAAAATTGCCCCTACTTATGTAATGGGAGCAGAGGATAATAATTGGCGCAATAAACTATTAAAAATGGGCGAAATTTTTGGTCAAACAGATAAGGCAAAGGAAGTCCTAGCAGATTATGATCAATTCGCTAAAGAGGCAAAAGAAGAAATTCACAACAAAGTCGAAAATCTTTCAGCCACTGTGATCTGGAATATCAAAAATTCAATCTACATGGTAAGTGACACAGCTTCTAGTGGTGTTGTGCTTTATGAGGATCTTGGGTTACAAACTCCAAGCCTTGTGAAAGAGGTGTCAGCATCTGCTGCTGGTGATTGGTCACAGGTTTCTTTAGAAAAATTCGTTCAAATAGATGCTGACTATCTTTTTGTTATTAACAGTGATAGTGCAGGTAGCTCTGAATTGCTAAGCGATCCTCTTCTAGCTAATATACCAGCCATTAAAAATGGTCATGTTTATGAATTCGAATCAAGTTCGAGTTGGTTATATTCAGGTGCTATTGCCAATCGCCAAATTATTCAAAATGTATTGGATAGCATAGTGAAGTAA
- a CDS encoding AraC family transcriptional regulator gives MYKDNQLLSHLFYQPIQIVKLNEMLSGIGTQSTHPFMVIVYEGYLEFTLQGRHVQLSPNSVMLLDDTDDFHLLETCESKGIVIQYCVYGCKTDRLLQDAILIEQCSYRLMNLAKEVEKEANAEGNNPFRLQKLFGELLEVLYSHLRDNKQQQEGLWIDKVLHYINLYFREELTREQMAEKAQVSPEHFSRTFHKHTGYTYSEYLTLLRIRESQKRLLFTMPKLDELAQEVGYNEGTYLSRKFKELVGLSPTAYYQKSKRVLALNTNHTACLLALGITPVLGVYSPFLESIEPVSTSQKLKGYEYGIYEYGIASNYQEITAACPDVIINYSGGNEKQSLLSVAPIFELPCRQLSWREQFGLIANIVDRQEVCKSWLQQYDEQIAQCNAILDQQIGARGTAIVWEIGSHQAYCLNSSHGRGSHILYEDLGFSRPDAIVTRNIEQTGYLTVDIEDIAHYPADYIFVTALPTKDFGKERLLTVLHSEKWQSLTAVQKKQVYFMNQYEIFYGYDPLSTATQLQKLMEVLTS, from the coding sequence ATGTACAAAGACAATCAGTTACTGTCCCATCTTTTTTATCAACCTATACAAATAGTGAAATTAAATGAAATGTTAAGTGGCATAGGAACACAATCCACCCACCCATTTATGGTCATCGTATATGAGGGATATTTAGAGTTTACGCTTCAAGGTAGGCACGTTCAGCTTAGTCCAAATTCTGTTATGCTTTTAGATGATACTGACGATTTTCATCTACTTGAAACATGTGAAAGTAAAGGAATCGTCATTCAATATTGTGTATATGGCTGCAAAACGGATCGTTTATTACAAGATGCTATCTTAATTGAGCAATGCTCCTATCGGCTTATGAATTTAGCTAAAGAAGTAGAAAAAGAAGCGAACGCTGAGGGCAATAATCCGTTTCGTTTACAAAAATTATTCGGTGAATTGCTAGAAGTGCTGTACAGCCATTTACGTGATAATAAACAACAACAAGAAGGACTATGGATTGATAAAGTACTTCATTATATTAATCTATATTTCCGTGAAGAATTAACAAGAGAGCAGATGGCTGAAAAAGCACAAGTAAGTCCAGAGCATTTTTCTCGTACGTTCCATAAGCATACAGGCTATACGTATAGTGAATATTTAACGTTGCTAAGAATACGAGAATCACAGAAAAGGCTATTGTTTACAATGCCTAAATTAGATGAGCTTGCTCAGGAAGTTGGCTACAATGAGGGGACTTATTTAAGTAGGAAATTTAAAGAATTAGTGGGTTTATCACCAACAGCCTATTATCAGAAATCAAAGCGTGTCCTTGCACTCAATACCAATCATACAGCATGCTTACTAGCTCTTGGTATTACGCCAGTGTTGGGTGTATACTCCCCATTTCTAGAGAGTATCGAGCCTGTCTCTACTTCGCAAAAACTTAAAGGCTATGAGTATGGTATCTATGAGTATGGTATTGCTTCAAATTATCAGGAGATCACCGCAGCATGTCCAGATGTCATTATTAACTACAGTGGTGGTAATGAAAAACAATCATTACTGTCAGTAGCTCCTATATTCGAGCTACCATGTAGACAATTAAGCTGGCGAGAGCAATTTGGGTTGATTGCCAATATCGTTGATAGACAAGAAGTATGTAAGAGCTGGCTCCAGCAATATGATGAACAGATAGCTCAATGTAACGCTATTCTTGACCAACAAATTGGGGCAAGGGGTACTGCTATTGTTTGGGAAATAGGGAGTCATCAAGCGTATTGTTTAAATAGTAGTCATGGGAGAGGGAGTCATATACTGTACGAAGATTTGGGCTTTAGTCGACCAGATGCGATTGTCACACGAAATATTGAACAAACAGGTTACTTAACAGTAGATATTGAAGATATTGCTCACTATCCAGCTGATTATATATTCGTCACCGCTCTTCCTACAAAAGATTTTGGAAAAGAGCGTCTCTTAACGGTATTACATTCAGAAAAATGGCAGTCACTTACAGCAGTGCAAAAGAAACAGGTGTATTTTATGAATCAGTATGAAATATTTTATGGCTATGATCCATTATCTACAGCTACTCAATTGCAAAAATTAATGGAAGTATTAACATCATAA
- a CDS encoding ABC transporter substrate-binding protein, which produces MLKQNRKFIVPLFLLLLLLLTACGEKEKTVSPTAEQDTKEAETKTVQTTNGEVVIPTNPERLVAEEYIASLLVLDVKPVGAPGLALENYYLKDALKDVEEIGDYGKPSIEKIIALKPDLIITGNGENYDALSKIAPTVVIPYGELKDAHEELTYFGELLGKEQEAKDWLAQYDQKIADAKAQVDAIIPEDASFSIIEDAGKTYYAYGDNFGRGGQPVYQALGRKPPAKVADEIMEKQWAEISEEVLADYAGDYIILTSDDRTVEDFKKDPIWGSLPAVKNDHLYIWPEERSWYYDPTAVLAQVEELTNWLTNKK; this is translated from the coding sequence TTGCTTAAACAAAATAGAAAATTCATAGTACCATTGTTTCTTCTATTACTGCTTCTGTTAACGGCTTGTGGTGAAAAGGAAAAGACCGTTAGTCCGACTGCAGAACAAGATACAAAAGAAGCAGAGACAAAAACGGTTCAGACGACAAATGGTGAGGTTGTTATTCCGACTAATCCAGAGCGTCTTGTAGCAGAGGAGTATATTGCTAGTTTACTCGTATTAGATGTGAAACCTGTGGGAGCTCCTGGGTTAGCTCTTGAAAACTATTATTTAAAGGATGCATTAAAGGATGTAGAAGAAATAGGCGATTATGGGAAACCATCCATTGAGAAGATTATAGCGCTCAAACCGGACTTGATAATTACTGGCAATGGGGAAAATTATGATGCTTTAAGTAAAATTGCTCCTACAGTTGTCATTCCTTATGGTGAATTGAAGGATGCACACGAAGAACTTACCTATTTTGGTGAGTTACTTGGCAAAGAGCAAGAAGCTAAGGATTGGCTGGCGCAATATGATCAAAAGATTGCCGATGCCAAAGCACAGGTAGATGCGATTATTCCAGAGGATGCAAGCTTCTCTATTATAGAGGATGCAGGCAAAACTTATTATGCATATGGTGATAATTTTGGACGTGGTGGACAACCAGTCTATCAGGCACTTGGTCGCAAACCACCTGCTAAAGTAGCAGATGAAATTATGGAAAAGCAGTGGGCTGAAATTTCCGAAGAGGTGCTGGCAGATTATGCAGGAGACTACATTATTTTGACTTCAGACGATCGTACAGTTGAAGATTTTAAGAAAGATCCAATATGGGGTAGCCTGCCTGCAGTAAAAAATGATCATCTTTATATTTGGCCTGAGGAGCGTTCATGGTATTATGACCCAACAGCCGTGTTGGCTCAGGTAGAGGAATTAACAAACTGGCTAACGAATAAAAAATAA
- a CDS encoding AraC family transcriptional regulator: MNIDDHILLWKAASIQVLDIRYTKMQRDEQLSSYRLPASGFLYTIKGKATILLDSKSYKIENFYIAHVGKGSCLHISAVEDIVEYYLILYKATLPLPHRKGLLALWEREKPFQLQYVFQVSNALTLQQKVETMYQQWLKQDNLEHFHVKALFYQCVYELLQQLSQQHVIVQQPDLVEQIQIYIEEYYSQPITRESLAQMLNYSVPYIAKQFKQKTGRSIIDYLIQIRIQKAQQLLIHTTSSLQEIASSVGYEDVSYFIRIFKKYSGQTPMQFKQQPDKHKSYRPMYRLSLSNDKKWIRHYIDNDNYYQYKAKGDLSMNKKTKSSMMATLLLCFTLLLSACSGTAITASNNVETKAPANESTEVQSTTKIVSTVKGDVEIPVDPERIVTDYYPGFLLTMGIKPVGTQELYMKSPYLKEHNEGITYFEESLEAVVDLKPDLIITGDDKKYEEYAKIAPTVLIPFNLEMDATLEEFSKILDKEEEVKAWLNDYNQKVAKARQTVQDIIGKDQTVTIFAGGATKNITLYGNGYTGRSFYDGLGLTPPAKVVEEIDPEKPWLELSPELLPDYAGDYIFVAVDKATETYDYKNEPVWKTLDAVQNDQIFEIDGWSFWFSDPISILGQIEEVTEMLVQHAKEK, translated from the coding sequence GTGAATATAGATGATCATATCCTTCTATGGAAAGCAGCATCCATTCAAGTGTTGGATATTCGTTATACAAAGATGCAACGTGATGAACAGCTTAGCTCCTATCGTTTACCAGCTAGCGGTTTTTTGTACACAATAAAAGGAAAAGCTACTATATTGTTGGATAGTAAATCCTATAAGATAGAAAATTTTTATATAGCTCATGTCGGTAAAGGAAGTTGTCTACACATCAGTGCTGTAGAAGATATAGTAGAGTACTATTTAATTCTCTATAAAGCAACGCTTCCTCTTCCCCATAGAAAAGGTTTACTAGCATTATGGGAACGTGAAAAACCTTTTCAGCTTCAATATGTTTTTCAAGTTTCGAATGCACTCACATTACAACAAAAAGTTGAAACGATGTACCAGCAATGGCTCAAACAGGACAATCTAGAGCATTTTCATGTCAAGGCACTTTTTTATCAATGTGTTTATGAGCTTTTGCAGCAACTAAGCCAACAGCATGTCATTGTTCAACAGCCAGATCTTGTGGAGCAAATCCAAATTTATATAGAAGAATACTACAGTCAACCCATCACCCGGGAGTCGCTTGCCCAAATGTTAAATTATAGTGTGCCCTATATAGCTAAGCAATTTAAGCAGAAGACGGGTAGAAGTATCATTGATTATCTTATTCAGATAAGAATACAAAAAGCACAGCAGTTGTTAATACATACAACTTCGAGCTTGCAGGAGATTGCTTCGAGTGTTGGCTATGAAGATGTCTCTTATTTTATCCGTATCTTTAAAAAGTACAGTGGGCAAACCCCAATGCAATTTAAACAACAGCCAGATAAGCATAAATCGTATCGTCCTATGTATCGGCTTTCTTTGTCTAATGATAAAAAGTGGATACGACATTATATTGATAATGATAATTATTATCAATATAAAGCAAAAGGAGATTTATCGATGAATAAAAAAACAAAGTCCTCTATGATGGCGACTTTATTGCTATGCTTCACTTTATTGCTTAGCGCATGTTCTGGTACTGCCATTACTGCTTCTAATAATGTAGAAACAAAAGCACCAGCTAATGAGTCAACGGAAGTACAGTCGACAACAAAAATTGTATCCACTGTGAAGGGGGATGTCGAAATTCCTGTTGACCCAGAACGTATCGTAACCGATTATTACCCAGGTTTTTTATTAACTATGGGCATTAAACCAGTAGGAACACAGGAGCTTTATATGAAAAGCCCCTACCTGAAGGAGCATAATGAAGGAATTACTTATTTTGAAGAATCCCTTGAAGCAGTAGTTGATTTGAAGCCCGACCTTATCATTACTGGGGATGATAAGAAATACGAAGAATATGCCAAAATAGCGCCTACAGTCTTAATACCCTTTAATTTAGAAATGGATGCAACATTGGAGGAGTTTAGTAAAATTTTGGATAAAGAGGAAGAAGTGAAGGCTTGGTTAAATGACTATAATCAAAAGGTAGCAAAAGCGAGACAAACAGTTCAAGATATCATTGGTAAGGATCAAACCGTGACGATTTTTGCTGGTGGAGCAACAAAGAATATAACATTATACGGTAATGGTTATACAGGGCGATCATTTTATGATGGGCTTGGACTAACGCCACCCGCAAAAGTAGTAGAGGAAATTGATCCTGAAAAGCCGTGGCTGGAATTATCACCTGAATTACTGCCAGATTATGCAGGTGATTATATTTTTGTGGCTGTCGATAAAGCGACAGAAACATATGATTATAAAAACGAACCAGTTTGGAAAACGCTAGATGCTGTGCAAAATGATCAAATTTTTGAAATTGATGGCTGGAGTTTCTGGTTTTCAGATCCTATTTCAATCCTAGGACAGATTGAAGAAGTGACAGAAATGCTAGTACAGCATGCGAAAGAAAAATAA
- a CDS encoding ABC transporter substrate-binding protein, which translates to MLPKEEFLFLWNHATIKVLDIRYELFKPEEIGKSYKLPANMFLYATGGGAEVQIDLISYTLEGFHLIHGGKGSTLQIEATDKGFEYFLIFYRASIPLTPNKMIARAMQRNNPFKYQYSLVPNSPITMFEKVYYMYMKWENANNLSKFTVKSLFYQLLNEIFMQLDQDSVDIQKLNVSSQIKAYLEQNYAQPLTLESIAKALRYSPSHLSIQFKQQIGYSPIEYLIQLRIEKASILLEKTNASLRDIAMGVGYSDVYYFSRLFKKRVGVSPTKFRQKKQVSDLVKDSPSMSERYSIVDWSFQDYIENGYQYNERKYEPMNKKGLSAIATLFLCLTLLLSACSSGTSSNTGGGEKQVSTTQAASESQTKMVSTMKGDVEIPVNPERVVVMYYTGDVLAFDVTPVGSSKIQEGAAFEEELKTVESLGEWFEPNVEAVIQLKPDVIIIPSKDELYDQMQKIAPTVMIDFSTTLDERLTKIGEVLGKEKEAKELLANFYKKVEDSQEQLKEAGISDKTVSIMEGGKGKMSVVTSYTFGRGSQAIYEYLGMKAPDIIQKKIDDKNNTDEAIDVSLEVLTDYAGDYVFRSSYDGMVDLTDHPVWSNIPAIKEGRLIEMDFGFCYYNDIYSLSKQLDFIVDQLVATTK; encoded by the coding sequence ATGCTACCAAAGGAGGAGTTTCTTTTTCTCTGGAATCATGCAACGATTAAAGTGCTCGATATAAGATATGAGCTATTCAAACCTGAAGAAATCGGAAAATCATATAAATTGCCTGCTAATATGTTTCTTTATGCCACAGGTGGTGGTGCGGAAGTTCAAATTGATTTAATAAGCTATACACTAGAGGGTTTTCATCTTATTCACGGTGGAAAGGGCTCAACCCTACAAATAGAGGCTACAGACAAAGGCTTTGAATATTTTTTAATATTTTATCGAGCTTCCATTCCTTTAACCCCAAATAAAATGATAGCCAGAGCCATGCAAAGAAATAATCCTTTCAAATATCAATATAGTCTTGTTCCTAACTCACCTATTACAATGTTTGAAAAAGTATATTACATGTATATGAAGTGGGAAAATGCCAATAACCTCAGCAAATTTACTGTTAAATCGCTATTCTATCAGTTATTAAATGAAATTTTCATGCAGTTAGATCAGGACAGTGTCGACATTCAAAAACTGAATGTCTCTAGTCAAATTAAAGCCTATCTAGAACAAAATTATGCACAGCCATTGACCTTAGAATCGATTGCGAAGGCATTGCGCTATAGTCCATCTCATTTATCCATTCAATTCAAGCAACAAATAGGTTATAGCCCGATTGAGTATTTAATTCAGCTACGTATTGAAAAAGCTTCTATTTTGCTTGAGAAGACGAATGCTAGCCTACGCGATATCGCTATGGGTGTCGGCTATAGCGATGTCTATTATTTTAGTAGACTTTTCAAAAAGAGAGTAGGCGTTTCACCAACAAAATTCCGTCAAAAGAAACAAGTAAGTGATCTGGTAAAAGATAGTCCTTCAATGTCTGAAAGATACTCCATTGTCGATTGGAGCTTCCAAGATTATATTGAGAATGGTTATCAATATAATGAAAGGAAGTATGAACCAATGAATAAAAAAGGATTATCAGCTATTGCAACACTTTTCCTTTGTCTGACGCTTTTACTAAGTGCTTGCAGCAGCGGAACATCAAGCAATACAGGAGGCGGAGAAAAACAAGTCTCTACTACACAAGCAGCCAGCGAATCACAAACAAAAATGGTCTCTACTATGAAAGGAGACGTAGAAATACCCGTTAACCCTGAGCGAGTAGTGGTGATGTATTATACAGGTGATGTACTAGCTTTTGATGTGACACCAGTGGGCTCCTCTAAAATACAAGAGGGAGCAGCATTTGAGGAAGAATTAAAAACAGTTGAAAGTTTAGGTGAATGGTTTGAACCGAATGTTGAGGCAGTGATTCAATTAAAACCTGATGTCATCATTATTCCAAGTAAGGATGAGCTTTACGATCAAATGCAAAAAATTGCGCCTACTGTCATGATCGATTTCTCAACAACACTAGATGAACGTTTAACAAAAATTGGTGAGGTTCTAGGGAAAGAGAAAGAAGCAAAAGAGCTATTAGCTAATTTCTATAAAAAAGTAGAGGATAGTCAAGAGCAGTTAAAAGAGGCAGGTATTTCAGATAAAACGGTTAGTATTATGGAGGGCGGCAAAGGGAAAATGTCAGTTGTGACAAGCTATACCTTTGGACGTGGCTCCCAAGCTATTTATGAGTATTTAGGAATGAAAGCACCAGACATTATTCAAAAGAAAATTGATGATAAAAACAACACCGATGAAGCAATCGATGTTTCTTTAGAAGTATTAACAGATTATGCAGGTGATTATGTGTTCCGTTCATCCTATGACGGAATGGTAGATTTAACAGATCATCCAGTTTGGTCTAATATTCCTGCTATTAAAGAAGGAAGGCTTATTGAAATGGATTTTGGTTTTTGTTACTACAACGACATTTATTCATTGTCAAAACAGCTTGATTTCATTGTGGATCAACTAGTAGCTACGACAAAATAA
- a CDS encoding polysaccharide deacetylase family protein encodes MSNYKTNIIELHSIRSDSILFLLNVKTILNKKTVFLELEIDSETYDQFKKLVIFDNYSRYRLSLRSKWDPFRNEFLSTITKSNGSIIESYDFKCSEQYVEILNQLNTIQSAKKLSIDQKYKFITICSEVDKKRTKQKRDSQKIPKKRIKHLIQMVIGVVVILVTFFIAFNNIMINVNIFPETTENEKVVKISSEKNMNSVAANTNKGDEVSKTDVVLNEEPIKKVNAEDYFITESEMTYSLPEGYAAITFDDGPSKYTKEIVDILVDHDIKATFFFIGQNAVNYPQYVTYAKQQQMSIGSHSWEHKELSEVSSSEQITDLNKTNEVLSSIIGEPVTLLRPPYGAFNEQLKQNARNQNMKMVMWNRDPEDWRVEDSEEIIEYIRENGKSGSIYLFHETSKTVEVLPKILEYLKQHDIKLVVLQ; translated from the coding sequence ATGAGTAACTATAAGACTAATATAATTGAATTACATTCAATTAGAAGTGATTCCATACTTTTTTTGTTGAATGTAAAGACAATCTTAAATAAGAAAACCGTTTTCTTAGAATTAGAAATTGATAGTGAAACATATGATCAATTTAAGAAGCTTGTTATCTTTGATAATTATTCTCGCTATCGGCTTTCTTTGAGATCAAAGTGGGATCCTTTCCGAAACGAGTTTTTAAGTACAATTACTAAAAGTAACGGCTCTATTATTGAATCGTATGATTTTAAGTGTTCTGAACAATATGTTGAAATATTAAATCAGCTAAATACTATTCAAAGTGCAAAAAAACTTTCTATTGATCAGAAATATAAATTTATTACAATTTGTTCTGAAGTAGATAAAAAGCGTACCAAGCAAAAACGAGACTCTCAAAAGATCCCCAAAAAAAGGATTAAACATCTCATTCAAATGGTCATAGGTGTTGTTGTCATTCTAGTAACCTTTTTTATTGCATTTAACAACATCATGATTAACGTAAACATATTCCCAGAAACTACTGAAAATGAAAAGGTTGTTAAGATTAGCTCGGAAAAAAACATGAATTCTGTTGCAGCTAATACTAATAAGGGTGATGAGGTGAGTAAGACTGATGTTGTTTTGAATGAGGAACCTATTAAGAAGGTCAATGCAGAGGATTATTTTATAACCGAATCTGAAATGACATATAGTCTACCTGAGGGGTATGCAGCCATTACTTTTGATGATGGTCCATCTAAATATACGAAGGAAATTGTTGATATTTTAGTCGATCATGATATAAAGGCGACATTCTTTTTTATAGGCCAAAATGCAGTTAATTACCCTCAGTACGTAACATATGCAAAACAACAACAAATGTCTATAGGGAGTCATTCTTGGGAGCATAAAGAACTATCAGAAGTATCTTCAAGTGAGCAAATAACAGATTTAAATAAAACAAATGAAGTACTATCTTCTATAATAGGGGAGCCTGTGACATTACTTCGTCCTCCATACGGGGCCTTTAATGAACAGTTGAAACAAAATGCTCGTAATCAAAATATGAAAATGGTTATGTGGAATCGGGACCCTGAAGATTGGAGAGTAGAGGATTCAGAAGAAATTATCGAATATATACGAGAAAATGGCAAGTCAGGTTCGATCTATTTATTCCATGAAACAAGTAAAACTGTTGAAGTATTGCCCAAAATACTTGAATATCTCAAGCAACATGATATAAAGCTTGTAGTTTTACAATAG